The Panthera uncia isolate 11264 chromosome C2, Puncia_PCG_1.0, whole genome shotgun sequence genome contains a region encoding:
- the CHODL gene encoding chondrolectin, translating into MSRVVSLLLGAALLCGHGVFCRRVVSGQKVCFADLKHPCYKMAYFQELSSRVSFQEARLACESEGGALLSLENEAEQKLIESMLQNLTKPGTGISDGDFWIGLWRNGEGQTSGACPDLYQWSDGSSSQYRNWYTDEPSCGSEKCVVMYHQPTANPGLGGPYLYQWNDDRCNMKHNYICKYEPEIIPTSPVEKTYFTNQPGDTHQNVVVTEAGIIPNLIYVVIPTIPLLLLILVAFGTCCFQMLHKSKGRTKTSPNQSTLWISKSTRKESGMEV; encoded by the exons GCCAAAAGGTGTGCTTTGCTGACCTCAAGCATCCCTGCTACAAAATGGCCTACTTCCAGGAACTGTCCAGCCGCGTGAGCTTTCAGGAGGCACGCCTGGCTTGTGAGAGCGAGGGGGGGGCCCTCCTCAGCCTGGAGAATGAAGCAGAACAGAAGTTAATAGAAAGTATGTTGCAAAACCTGACAAAACCAGGAACAGGGATTTCTGATGGTGATTTCTGGATAGGGCTTTGGCGAAACGGAGAGGGGCAAACATCTGGTGCCTGCCCAGATCTCTACCAGTGGTCTGATGGAAGCAGTTCCCAGTACCG AAACTGGTATACTGATGAACCTTCCTGTGGAAGTGAAAAGTGTGTTGTGATGTATCATCAACCAACAGCCAATCCAGGCCTGGGGGGGCCCTACCTTTACCAGTGGAATGATGACAGGTGCAACATGAAGCACAATTACATCTGCAAGTATGAACCAG AGATCATTCCAACTTCTCCTGTAGAAAAGACGTATTTTACAAATCAGCCAGGAGATACCCATCAAAATGTGGTTGTTACTGAAGCAG GCATAATTCCCAATCTAATCTATGTTGTTATACCAACGATCCCACTGCTTTTATTGATACTGGTCGCTTTTGGAACCTGCTGTTTCCAGATGCTGCATAAAAG taaaggaagaacaaaaactaGCCCAAACCAGTCCACGCTGTGGATTTCAAAAAGCACCAGAAAAGAAAGTGGCATGGAAGTATAA